In Candidatus Margulisiibacteriota bacterium, a genomic segment contains:
- the dinD gene encoding DNA damage-inducible protein D — MSELKAQEYITFETIKHVSEEAGEFWFARELAVALEYVQWRNFAKVLERAKLSCKNSGYEISDHFAEVSKIVEAGATSKPVLDYKLSRYACYLIVQNGDPRKEVIALGQTYFAIQTRRQEVADYFNQLDEDNKRLVIRGDIKQWNQMLAESAHIAGVVTDEEYAIFQNSGYMGLYGGLKVEDIHRKKNLKQSERILDFMSSTELIANLFRISQTEEKLKKDKTATADDANEVHFIVGREVRKTIERVGGTMPEELPTPNKSISIIEREQLKKLKNPIKKLMLDE, encoded by the coding sequence ATGAGCGAGCTAAAAGCACAAGAATATATAACCTTTGAAACCATTAAACATGTTTCAGAAGAAGCCGGTGAGTTTTGGTTTGCTCGTGAATTAGCAGTAGCTCTTGAATATGTTCAGTGGCGTAATTTTGCTAAAGTATTAGAACGTGCAAAACTGTCTTGTAAAAATAGTGGATATGAAATTAGTGACCATTTTGCTGAGGTCAGCAAAATCGTAGAAGCTGGTGCTACATCAAAACCTGTTTTAGATTACAAACTTTCTCGTTATGCCTGTTATTTGATTGTGCAAAACGGTGACCCACGCAAAGAAGTTATTGCTTTAGGGCAAACTTACTTTGCAATACAAACCAGAAGACAAGAAGTAGCTGATTATTTTAATCAGTTGGACGAAGATAATAAGCGATTAGTTATTAGAGGTGATATTAAACAATGGAATCAAATGCTTGCAGAGTCAGCGCATATTGCGGGCGTTGTAACAGATGAAGAGTATGCTATATTTCAAAATTCTGGTTATATGGGACTTTATGGTGGATTAAAGGTTGAGGATATACATAGAAAAAAAAATTTAAAGCAAAGCGAACGTATTCTTGATTTTATGAGCAGTACAGAGCTGATTGCTAATTTGTTTAGAATATCTCAAACAGAAGAAAAATTAAAAAAGGATAAAACAGCTACGGCAGATGATGCCAATGAAGTTCATTTTATTGTAGGTAGAGAAGTTCGTAAAACTATTGAGCGTGTTGGAGGTACAATGCCAGAAGAATTACCAACGCCTAATAAAAGCATTAGCATTATTGAACGTGAACAATTAAAGAAACTTAAAAATCCAATAAAAAAACTAATGTTGGACGAATAA
- a CDS encoding thymidylate synthase: MVGFLADAHIYCNHVDGLKEQLQRDVKPLPKLVTNKFTSIYNWEYTDSIVENYEHYPRIHFEIAV; encoded by the coding sequence TTGGTTGGTTTTTTAGCAGATGCACATATTTATTGTAATCATGTGGATGGACTTAAAGAACAGCTCCAACGTGACGTAAAGCCTTTGCCAAAACTTGTTACTAATAAATTTACATCTATTTATAATTGGGAATACACAGATTCTATAGTAGAGAATTATGAGCATTACCCACGCATTCATTTTGAAATAGCTGTATAA